Proteins encoded within one genomic window of Glycine soja cultivar W05 chromosome 1, ASM419377v2, whole genome shotgun sequence:
- the LOC114410664 gene encoding uncharacterized protein LOC114410664, with product MEFFTKTSVVKLRSHLDKYLVADADGARVRQSRRSSGRGTWWTVEEVAAEGGINNKVRLRSCHGRLLTATETPFLLGMTGKTVLQTEFEAGADFKHEWEVIRDGFQVRLRSWSGKFLRANGGTPPWRNTVTVDEPHSSATRDWVLWDVEPVEAMEELVDEFLCENDDVVSSFASDDVLSVDSEPASPMSVFSLRSPPVRRNSKLLLMQTISSNKFRSGMDFFHRAKAVRLRSHHDKYLLAEEDEESVTQDRNGSSKSARWTVEYVAEYDNIIRLKSCYGKYLTASNHLFLLGMTGHKVLQTLPSRLDSSVEWEPVKDGGRVKLKSRYGNFLRANGGLPPWRNSVTHDIPHRTATQDWILWDVDVVEIYVNSPANHDRPSAPPLPVEDSVPILASAPPPPPPTVSASFSRQQPNDLSPKVEGRTIYYHIAEDNGEVLDEGVQGYSLIFKGNGVEELTRKFEEETGLEGIIVCNRSPLNGKLYPLRLQLPPNTVTMRVVLVLPMSNLARDFEAQGLL from the exons ATGGAGTTTTTCACGAAAACGAGCGTGGTGAAGCTGAGGAGCCACCTGGACAAGTACCTCGTGGCGGATGCCGACGGCGCGCGGGTCCGCCAGAGCCGGAGGAGCTCCGGCAGGGGGACGTGGTGGACGGTGGAGGAAGTGGCGGCGGAAGGAGGGATTAATAATAAGGTTCGCCTGAGGAGCTGCCACGGGAGGCTCTTAACGGCGACAGAGACGCCGTTTCTGCTAGGCATGACGGGGAAGACGGTGCTGCAAACGGAGTTCGAGGCCGGCGCGGATTTCAAGCACGAGTGGGAAGTGATACGCGACGGATTTCag GTGAGGTTGCGGAGCTGGAGCGGGAAGTTTCTGAGGGCCAACGGAGGGACGCCGCCGTGGCGCAACACCGTGACAGTGGACGAACCGCACAGCTCGGCGACGAGGGATTGGGTTCTGTGGGACGTGGAGCCTGTGGAGGCCATGGAGGAGCTGGTGGATGAGTTTTTGTGTGAGAACGACGACGTCGTTTCTTCTTTTGCTTCGGATGATGTATTATCGGTGGATTCGGAGCCGGCGTCGCCGATGTCGGTTTTCTCGCTCCGGTCGCCGCCGGTTAGACGGAACTCCAAGCTGCTGCTGATGCAG ACAATAAGTTCGAACAAGTTCAGGAGCGGCATGGATTTCTTCCACCGCGCGAAGGCGGTGCGCCTCCGCAGCCACCACGACAAGTACCTCCTCGCGGAGGAGGACGAGGAGTCGGTGACGCAGGACCGCAACGGCTCCTCCAAAAGCGCACGGTGGACGGTAGAATACGTGGCCGAATACGACAACATAATTCGCCTGAAGAGCTGTTACGGCAAGTACCTCACCGCTTCCAACCACCTCTTCCTCTTGGGCATGACGGGCCACAAGGTTCTCCAGACGCTTCCCTCGAGGCTGGACTCTTCTGTCGAGTGGGAACCCGTCAAGGACGGAGGGCGCGTGAAGCTCAAGTCCCGTTACGGGAATTTCCTCAGGGCAAATGGCGGGTTGCCGCCGTGGAGAAACTCCGTTACTCATGATATTCCGCACAGGACCGCCACGCAGGATTGGATCCTGTGGGACGTGGATGTTGTTGAGATTTACGTGAACTCTCCCGCGAATCATGATAGACCCTCCGCTCCGCCGTTGCCGGTTGAGGACTCTGTTCCCATACTAGCGAGCGCGCCGCCGCCGCCACCGCCAACTGTGTCTGCTAGCTTTTCAAGGCAACAG CCCAATGATTTATCACCGAAGGTGGAAGGGAGAACTATATACTACCATATTGCTGAAGACAATGGAGAGGTGCTGGATGAAGGTGTGCAGGGGTATTCTTTGATTTTCAAAGGGAATGGAGTTGAAGAATTGACTCGAAAGTTCGAGGAAGAGACAGGGCTAGAGGGAATCATTGTGTGTAATCGGAGTCCTTTGAATGGAAAGCTTTATCCTCTTCGCTTGCAGCTTCCTCCAAACACTGTCACCATGCGGGTTGTTTTGGTTCTTCCCATGTCAAATT TGGCAAGAGACTTTGAGGCACAAGGCTTACTGTGA
- the LOC114410674 gene encoding uncharacterized protein LOC114410674, whose translation MAASALSLTSPFHFRKPHNRVSPLNAHPLILIQKGKQSLKSNFSFSTLNASPHFRPPIAIAPSTLTLTRASSSDECFDPAGEAQRLLLSEEKPVNFAFWVIFWASLSLAWFAVSRDANAAVESSIKASGFGFNIANSLRKLGWPDWVVVFTLATLPVLELRGAIPVGYWMQLNPVTLTVLSILGNMVPVPFIVLYLKKIASFVAARSPSASRFLDMLFENAKEKAGPVEEFQWLGLMLFVAVPFPGTGAWTGAFIASILDMPFWAAVSANFFGVVFAGLLVNLLVNLGLKYAIITGVILFFVSTFMWSVLRNLKKGLSSSN comes from the exons ATGGCTGCCTCAGCTTTGTCACTAACATCCCCATTCCATTTCAGAAAACCCCACAACAGGGTTTCACCTCTCAATGCTCATCCTCTCATTCTCATCCAAAAGGGTAAACAATCTCTTAAATCAAACTTCTCATTCTCAACCCTGAATGCTTCCCCCCACTTCAGACCCCCTATTGCCATTGCTCCTTCCACACTGACCCTAACAAGAGCTTCTTCCTCTGATGAATGCTTTGACCCTGCTGGTGAAGCCCAAAGGTTGCTGCTTTCTGAGGAAAAACCAGTTAATTTTGCTTTCTGGGTCATATTTTGGGCCTCTTTGTCCCTGGCTTGGTTTGCTGTTTCAAGGGATGCTAATGCTGCTGTTGAATCCTCCATCAAAGCCTCTGGCTTTGGCTTCAACATTGCCAATTCGTTGAGGAAATTGGGTTGGCCTGATTGGGTTGTGGTGTTCACCCTTGCCACTCTTCCTGTGCTTGAGCTTCGTGGGGCTATACCTGTTGGTTACTGGATGCAACTTAACCCTGTAACTTTAACAGTGTTATCTATTCTGGG GAACATGGTCCCTGTGCCATTCATCGTGCTCTACCTTAAAAAAATTGCGTCTTTCGTTGCTGCGAGGAGCCCTTCTGCGTCTCGATTCCTTGACATGCTGTTCGAGAATGCCAAAGAGAAGGCTGGTCCAGTGGAGGAGTTTCAGTGGCTTGGTCTGATGCTCTTTGTGGCTGTTCCTTTTCCTGGAACAGGAGCATGGACCGGAGCCTTTATAGCATCCATTCTTGATATGCCATTTTGGGCTGCTGTGTCTGCTAATTTCTTTGGTGTTGTATTTGCTGGGTTGCTAGTAAATTTGTTAGTGAACCTTGGTCTGAAGTATGCCATCATTACTGGTGTCATCCTTTTCTTTGTTTCCACATTCATGTGGAGTGTCCTTAGAAATCTTAAAAAAGGTTTGAGCTCGTCAAATTGA
- the LOC114410698 gene encoding dnaJ homolog subfamily B member 5-like → MVAGDYYRILKVKHDATDEELKKAYKKLAMKWHPDKNLEDPLRKEEFEAKFKQVSEAYDVLSDPKKRQIYDLYGHYPLNSQRFTKEYGGGNMKDAGVVESSLLCTLEELYNGCKKKLKVSRIVAPDEFGELKSVEEILKIDIKPGWKKGTKITFPGKGNQEPGFAPADLIFVLDESPHAIFKRDGNDLVAIQKILLVDALIGKTLNLATLDGRDLTIQMADIVKPGYELVILNEGMPISKEPGKKGNLRIMFDVIFPSRLTTQQKCDLRRILSDVYY, encoded by the exons ATGGTTGCTGGTGACTACTACAGGATACTGAAGGTGAAGCATGATGCCACGGATGAAGAGTTGAAGAAGGCTTATAAAAAGTTGGCCATGAAATGGCACCCAGATAAGAACCTTGAAGACCCTCTTAGGAAAGAAGAGTTTGAGGCCAAGTTTAAACAAGTTTCTGAGGCCTATGATGTGCTAAGTGACCCCAAGAAGCGCCAGATCTATGACTTGTACGGTCACTATCCCCTTAACTCTCAACGCTTCACCAAGGAATATGGTGGTGGGAACATGAAGGATGCAGGGGTGGTTGAAAGCAGCTTGCTTTGTACCCTTGAAGAACTTTACAACGGTTGCAAAAAGAAGTTGAAGGTCTCAAGGATTGTTGCTCCTGATGAATTCGG AGAGTTGAAGTCTGTAGAAGAAATTTTGAAGATAGACATAAAACCTGGTTGGAAGAAGGGCACAAAAATCACTTTTCCTGGGAAAGGCAACCAAGAACCAGGATTTGCTCCAGCTGATCTAATATTTGTGTTGGATGAGAGTCCTCATGCTATTTTCAAGAGGGATGGAAATGATCTTGTGGCGATCCAGAAGATATTACTTGTAGATGCTCTCATAGGAAAGACTCTCAACTTGGCTACCTTGGATGGAAGAGATCTCACAATCCAAATGGCTGATATTGTGAAACCTGGCTATGAGCTGGTGATCTTAAATGAAGGCATGCCAATCTCAAAGGAACCTGGCAAGAAAGGAAACCTCAGAATCatgtttgatgttatttttcCATCAAGGCTGACCACACAACAGAAGTGTGATCTGAGAAGGATTCTCAGTGATGTTTATTACTAA
- the LOC114410707 gene encoding thioredoxin H2-like yields the protein MAPTIYNFSYSKRFSESFNSSKSKRESSSSNILAFHSTAQWNAHYKATKETNKLMVLDFTATWCGPCKLMDPVIQEFAGNYTDVDFIKIDVEELTEVSQALQVYQLPTFILVKKGKVADRVVGVKKEELKRSIEKHRK from the exons ATGGCTCCCACCATCTATAATTTTTCGTATTCTAAAAGGTTTTCAGAGTCATTCAATTCTTCAAAATCAAAAAGAGAGTCATCCAGTTCCAACATCCTTGCTTTCCACTCCACAGCTCAATGGAATGCTCATTATAAAGCCACCAAAGAAACTAACAAACTG ATGGTACTTGATTTCACAGCCACATGGTGTGGACCTTGCAAACTCATGGACCCAGTTATCCAAGAGTTTGCTGGAAATTACACAGATGTTGACTTCATCAAGATTGATGTGGAGGAGTTAACG GAAGTGTCTCAAGCACTCCAGGTCTACCAATTGCCAACATTCATACTCGTTAAGAAAGGCAAAGTTGCTGATAGAGTGGTGGGGGTGAAAAAGGAGGAGCTGAAAAGGTCGATTGAGAAGCAcagaaaataa